The Deinococcus carri genome contains a region encoding:
- a CDS encoding N-formylglutamate amidohydrolase yields MTPDRDRLLILTPHPSGALPADVLREMLGEDAFDPVKRAALLTRLFMEGDPYTDLIYAAAGARYLQAPWSRFAADLNRDRDDRADNGVLKLTDFARRPLYPAGFTLTPERREARLRRIWDAFDAQVGRELSGAALMIVGHAMASRGPVLGPDTGTPRPALTLMPGTRRAPTFPHDRWDALQAACADAFAPVLTGDLTRVAVGDPWTTDTLSARWNARTGIPAFGLEINVALYLTKEGEPRPESIRALAHAFEHFADAALGLVGG; encoded by the coding sequence ATGACCCCCGATCGCGACCGCCTCCTCATCCTTACGCCGCACCCGTCCGGGGCGCTGCCCGCCGACGTGTTGCGGGAGATGCTGGGGGAGGATGCCTTCGACCCCGTGAAGCGGGCGGCTTTGCTGACGCGCCTCTTTATGGAGGGGGACCCGTACACGGACCTGATCTACGCGGCGGCGGGGGCGCGGTATCTGCAAGCGCCGTGGAGCCGCTTTGCCGCCGACCTGAACCGCGACCGGGACGACCGCGCCGACAACGGTGTGCTGAAGCTCACCGATTTCGCGCGGCGGCCCCTCTACCCGGCGGGCTTCACCCTGACGCCGGAGCGCCGGGAGGCCCGGCTGCGGCGCATCTGGGACGCCTTTGACGCGCAGGTGGGCCGGGAATTGAGCGGCGCGGCGCTGATGATCGTGGGGCACGCGATGGCCTCGCGCGGCCCGGTGCTCGGCCCGGACACCGGCACCCCCCGCCCCGCCCTCACGCTGATGCCCGGCACGCGGCGCGCCCCCACCTTTCCCCATGACCGCTGGGACGCCCTGCAAGCCGCCTGCGCCGACGCTTTCGCCCCGGTCCTGACCGGCGACCTTACCCGCGTGGCGGTGGGCGACCCCTGGACTACCGACACCCTCAGCGCCCGCTGGAACGCCCGCACGGGGATTCCCGCCTTCGGCCTGGAAATCAACGTGGCCCTCTACCTCACCAAGGAAGGCGAGCCGAGGCCGGAAAGCATCCGCGCGCTGGCCCACGCTTTCGAGCACTTCGCGGACGCGGCGCTGGGGCTGGTGGGGGGGTAG